A DNA window from Pungitius pungitius chromosome 1, fPunPun2.1, whole genome shotgun sequence contains the following coding sequences:
- the LOC119222599 gene encoding serine/arginine-rich splicing factor 6-like isoform X2, translating into MPRVYIGRLSYNVREKDIQRFFSGYGKLMEIDLKNGYGFVEFEDNRDADDAVYELNGKELCGERVIVENARGPRRDRDGYGSGYSSRSRTGRDKYGPPVRTEYRLIVENLSSRCSWQDLKDFMRQAGEVTYADAHKERTNEGVIEFRSESDLRRAIDKLDGTDINGRKIRLVEERPRKRRSYSGSRSRSRSRRSRSRRSSRSRSRSHSRSRSHSNKRRRRSRSGRKSRSKSGGRKSMSCNRRSRSRSRKSRSRKSLSRSTDRKEKSRSRSPKSRSRSADRKEKSRSRSPRSRSHSADRKSKSRSKSRSKVKSERDSRSRSKEISVEKTRSHSASPMANGVEQCVAKSPSRSPSPRGEDRRSMSREKRSASRSRSRSASRD; encoded by the exons CTATGGCTTCGTGGAGTTCGAGGATAACCGGGACGCCGACGACGCCGTGTACGAGCTGAACGGCAAGGAGCTGTGCGGGGAGCGGGTGATCGTGGAAAACGCCCGCGGGCCGCGGCGAGATCGAGATGGCTACG GTAGCGGTTAcagcagccggagccgcactggcAGGGACAAGTACGGACCTCCAGTCCGTACTGAGTACCGCCTCATCGTGGAGAACTTGTCCAGCCGCTGCAGTTGGCAAGACCTCAAG GACTTCATGCGTCAAGCAGGAGAGGTGACGTATGCAGATGCCCACAAGGAACGCACGAATGAGGGCGTGATTGAGTTTCGGTCCGAGTCGGACCTGAGGAGGGCCATTGACAAGCTGGATGGCACCGACATTAATGGACGGAAGATTCGTCTTGTGGAGGAACGACCTCGCAAACGGAGATCTTACTCCGGCAGCCGCTCCAG ATCTCGAAGTCGTCGCAGCAGGAGCCGCAGGAGCTCCAGGAGCCGCTCCAGATCCCACTCAAG GTCTCGTTCCCATAGCAACAAGAGACGTCGCCGCTCTCGATCTGGAAGGAAGTCTCGCTCCAAGTCGGGAGGGAGGAAATCAATGTCTTGCAACCGCAGGTCCCGTTCTCGGTCTCGCAAATCACGTTCTCGCAAATCACTTTCTCGCTCGACTGACCGGAAAGAAAAGTCCCGTTCACGCTCCCCCAAATCACGTTCTCGTTCAGCTGACCGCAAAGAAAAGTCCCGTTCTCGCTCCCCCAGATCCCGTTCTCACTCGGCTGACCGGAAATCAAAGTCCCGTTCAAAGAGCCGTTCAAAGGTGAAGTCTGAGCGGGATTCTCGCAGTCGTTCCAAGGAGATTTCTGTCGAAAAGACCCGCAGTCATTCAGCGTCCCCGATGGCCAACGGCGTGGAGCAGTGTGTTGCCAAGTCTCCGTCCCGCTCCCCATCTCCTCGAGGGGAGGACCGCCGATCCATGTCCAGGGAAAAGCGTTCAGCCTCACGCTCACGGTCTAGATCAGCCTCTCGGGATTAG
- the LOC119222599 gene encoding serine/arginine-rich splicing factor 6-like isoform X1, which yields MPRVYIGRLSYNVREKDIQRFFSGYGKLMEIDLKNGYGFVEFEDNRDADDAVYELNGKELCGERVIVENARGPRRDRDGYGGGHLGGGRSSGYSSRSRTGRDKYGPPVRTEYRLIVENLSSRCSWQDLKDFMRQAGEVTYADAHKERTNEGVIEFRSESDLRRAIDKLDGTDINGRKIRLVEERPRKRRSYSGSRSRSRSRRSRSRRSSRSRSRSHSRSRSHSNKRRRRSRSGRKSRSKSGGRKSMSCNRRSRSRSRKSRSRKSLSRSTDRKEKSRSRSPKSRSRSADRKEKSRSRSPRSRSHSADRKSKSRSKSRSKVKSERDSRSRSKEISVEKTRSHSASPMANGVEQCVAKSPSRSPSPRGEDRRSMSREKRSASRSRSRSASRD from the exons CTATGGCTTCGTGGAGTTCGAGGATAACCGGGACGCCGACGACGCCGTGTACGAGCTGAACGGCAAGGAGCTGTGCGGGGAGCGGGTGATCGTGGAAAACGCCCGCGGGCCGCGGCGAGATCGAGATGGCTACGGTGGGGGTCACTTGGGTGGTGGGCGCA GTAGCGGTTAcagcagccggagccgcactggcAGGGACAAGTACGGACCTCCAGTCCGTACTGAGTACCGCCTCATCGTGGAGAACTTGTCCAGCCGCTGCAGTTGGCAAGACCTCAAG GACTTCATGCGTCAAGCAGGAGAGGTGACGTATGCAGATGCCCACAAGGAACGCACGAATGAGGGCGTGATTGAGTTTCGGTCCGAGTCGGACCTGAGGAGGGCCATTGACAAGCTGGATGGCACCGACATTAATGGACGGAAGATTCGTCTTGTGGAGGAACGACCTCGCAAACGGAGATCTTACTCCGGCAGCCGCTCCAG ATCTCGAAGTCGTCGCAGCAGGAGCCGCAGGAGCTCCAGGAGCCGCTCCAGATCCCACTCAAG GTCTCGTTCCCATAGCAACAAGAGACGTCGCCGCTCTCGATCTGGAAGGAAGTCTCGCTCCAAGTCGGGAGGGAGGAAATCAATGTCTTGCAACCGCAGGTCCCGTTCTCGGTCTCGCAAATCACGTTCTCGCAAATCACTTTCTCGCTCGACTGACCGGAAAGAAAAGTCCCGTTCACGCTCCCCCAAATCACGTTCTCGTTCAGCTGACCGCAAAGAAAAGTCCCGTTCTCGCTCCCCCAGATCCCGTTCTCACTCGGCTGACCGGAAATCAAAGTCCCGTTCAAAGAGCCGTTCAAAGGTGAAGTCTGAGCGGGATTCTCGCAGTCGTTCCAAGGAGATTTCTGTCGAAAAGACCCGCAGTCATTCAGCGTCCCCGATGGCCAACGGCGTGGAGCAGTGTGTTGCCAAGTCTCCGTCCCGCTCCCCATCTCCTCGAGGGGAGGACCGCCGATCCATGTCCAGGGAAAAGCGTTCAGCCTCACGCTCACGGTCTAGATCAGCCTCTCGGGATTAG